A region of Anopheles merus strain MAF chromosome 2R, AmerM5.1, whole genome shotgun sequence DNA encodes the following proteins:
- the LOC121588964 gene encoding transcription initiation factor IIA subunit 1, with protein sequence MSLSQTSVLKVYTTVIDDVIAGVRDAFLDEGVDEQVLQEMKQVWTSKLLACKAIESTPESQDQQAGGNAKSASHAKSNGTKKSKAASAAASAAATSNNQQENGKANIITKTEPGQKNANVPALVPAGSAQPAVPNQNATTAGGTTTTTTAANTTSTAAAPAPAAAAAAAATQQQQQNSAPAAVVAALDPNKLVAIQITLPAQPNVANSQPRVLTIQVPASALQENQLQQVLTSPIISSIMPLPPHIASTVLQQHVNAYLQNLNINAVPIQKQLDGACDDDGFMVGEAPEVEVSPISYKLVELSPNEPLERCRLDRQLLSGLLAGQRSNCWSASAKESNEPIACSSSSSSSRRGVRSKASAAARNARRRHPFRAAQAKAVPVLSDQEQALTFHICSSLQLDGAVDTSDEEGSDISDDNIVDDDDEDLDKEEEDDLEAEGGAEEEPLNSEDDVTDEDASDLFDTDNVVVCQYDKITRSRNKWKFYLKDGIMHIGGKDYVFQKSNGDAEW encoded by the exons ATGTCGCTCAGCCAAACCTCGGTG CTAAAGGTCTACACCACGGTCATCGACGATGTCATCGCCGGTGTCCGGGATGCGTTTCTCGATGAAGGTGTGGACGAACAGGTACTGCAAGAAATGAAGCAAGTGTGGACGTCGAAGCTTTTGGCTTGCAAAGCTATCGAATCCACCCCAGAATCCCAAGATCAGCAGGCTGGGGGAAATGCTAAG TCAGCCTCACACGCAAAG AGCAATGGAACGAAGAAATCAAAGGCTGCCTCAGCCGCGGCTTCTGCCGCAGCGACGTCAAACAATCAGcaggaaaatggaaaagcaaACATTATCACAAAAACCGAACCAGGACAGAAAAATGCAAACGTACCTGCGTTGGTCCCGGCCGGAAGTGCACAGCCAGCGGTACCGAATCAGAACGCCACTACAGCTGGTGGTACCACTACTACGACCACGGCAGCGAATACTACATCAACGGCAgctgcaccagcaccagcagcagcagcagcagcagcagcaacccaacagcaacaacagaatTCGGCCCCGGCTGCTGTCGTGGCGGCTCTCGATCCGAACAAGCTGGTTGCCATCCAGATAACGCTACCGGCGCAACCGAACGTCGCCAACAGCCAGCCGCGCGTCCTGACGATCCAAGTCCCGGCGTCCGCTTTGCAGGAAAATCAGCTACAGCAGGTGCTTACCAGTCCGATCATTTCCTCCATAATGCCACTACCGCCACACATCGCGTCGACCGTACTGCAACAGCATGTGAATGCGTACTTGCAGAATCTGAATATAA ATGCCGTACCAATCCAGAAACAGCTCGATGGAGCTTGTGACGATGACGGTTTCATGGTAGGCGAAGCACCAGAAGTAGAGGTTTCACCCATCAGCTACAAACTTGTGGAACTGTCGCCAAACGAACCCCTGGAACGGTGTCGGCTCGATCGGCAACTGCTAAGCGGGCTTTTAGCTGGTCAACGATCCAATTGCTGGTCCGCCTCTGCAAAGGAAAGTAACGAACCAATTGCttgcagtagtagcagcagcagcagcagacgcgGAGTTCGGTCCAAAGCATCTGCGGCTGCAAGAAATGCTCGACGTCGTCACCCATTTAGAGCTGCTCAAGCTAAAGCTGTCCCTGTTCTCAGCGATCAAGAGCAAG CTCTTACCTTCCACATCTGCAGTAGTCTTCAGCTTGACGGTGCCGTAGATACGTCCGACGAAGAGGGAAGCGATATCAGCGACGACAACATTgtcgacgatgacgacgaagATTTGGacaaggaggaggaggacgacctGGAGGCCGAAGGTGGCGCAGAAGAGGAACCGCTCAATAGCGAAGACGACGTTACAGATGAAGACGCATCTGATTTGTTCGATACGGACAATGTTGTCGTGTGCCAGTATGATAAG ATCACGCGATCTCGTAACAAGTGGAAGTTCTATCTTAAGGACGGTATCATGCATATAGGTGGCAAGGATTATGTGTTTCAAAAATCGAACGGCGACGCTGAATGGTAA
- the LOC121603490 gene encoding something about silencing protein 10, which translates to MPDKIKFGDVGSDYEPTASEDEYSEGEKELLNNVRQRNRRSEYDEDDDVQHQAVLGFDDDEDDYDNAEYEDEEDEEPDFDEIRKFEHDSDIDDKGEEDDLPDRYAWGKKAGAYYGTGYKDRDYDTLTAQEEEMARMEEEEAMEMQKRLIKGMTDEDFALDDLLSDDDAKEAAAAAAAKDVDVLTEKSVKKRAPFSSEEVIVIKGDLSDLSESQRLELFRKESPEFDGLVKEGVAKLSECADVLEPVLELLKKHNKLSHPLGQLLVKRYELHMLYCSNISFYVLLKSQRVDIRKHPLVKRLLQLKRLVQEMEQKYEQTAKAQVEALLEAHAEGLEITFDDELDGGALKSKKAHRLRVLDELERMDSGTEDDLEDAGEEEGSDAEEYSAKRRKLDHVEEEQDVEEAEEQMEDEEEFDVDGKRKITYQMAKNKGLSVRKRKDQRNIRVKNKLKYRKAIIRRKGAVRTVRTESKRYSGESSIKPYVKRGIKLK; encoded by the coding sequence ATGCCCGACAAAATAAAGTTTGGCGATGTGGGCAGTGATTACGAGCCAACTGCTTCCGAAGATGAGTACAGTGAAGGGGAGAAGGAGTTGCTAAACAACGTACGACAGCGTAACCGCCGCAGCGAGTACGATGAGGACGACGACGTGCAGCATCAAGCCGTTCTGGGgttcgacgacgacgaggatgaCTACGACAACGCTGAGTACGAGGACGAAGAAGACGAGGAGCCGGATTTTGATGAAATTCGTAAATTTGAACACGACAGCGATATCGACGACAAAGGCGAGGAGGACGATCTTCCCGATCGGTATGCGTGGGGTAAGAAGGCCGGCGCGTACTATGGCACCGGTTACAAAGACCGGGACTACGATACGCTTACCGCCCAGGAGGAAGAGATGGCACggatggaggaggaggaagcgaTGGAAATGCAGAAGCGGCTCATCAAGGGCATGACCGATGAGGATTTTGCGCTGGACGATTTACTGTCCGATGATGATGCGAAGgaggcggcagcagcagcagcagcaaaggatgTGGACGTACTGACGGAGAAGTCGGTAAAGAAACGCGCTCCATTTAGCAGCGAAGAAGTAATAGTTATCAAGGGAGATTTGTCGGATCTGAGCGAAAGCCAGCGGTTGGAGCTGTTTCGCAAAGAATCGCCAGAGTTCGATGGACTGGTCAAGGAAGGTGTGGCCAAGCTGAGCGAGTGTGCCGACGTGCTGGAACCCGTTTTGGAGCTGCTGAAAAAGCACAACAAGCTGTCGCACCCACTCGGCCAGCTGTTGGTAAAGCGGTACGAGCTGCACATGCTTTACTGTAGCAATATTAGCTTCTACGTACTGCTGAAATCGCAAAGGGTGGATATTCGCAAACATCCGCTTGTGAAGCGATTGCTACAGCTGAAGCGGTTAGTACAGGAGATGGAGCAGAAGTACGAACAAACGGCAAAGGCACAGGTTGAAGCACTGTTGGAAGCACACGCGGAAGGACTAGAAATTACATTCGATGATGAGTTGGACGGTGGAGCGTTGAAATCCAAGAAGGCACACCGCTTGCGAGTGCTTGACGAGTTGGAGCGAATGGATTCAGGAACGGAAGACGACCTGGAAGATGCCGGAGAGGAGGAAGGAAGCGATGCTGAAGAATATTCGGCGAAGCGTAGGAAATTGGACCACGTTGAGGAGGAGCAGGACGTCGAGGAGGCGGAGGAACAGATGGAGGACGAGGAAGAGTTTGACGTTGATGGGAAGCGCAAAATCACCTACCAGATGGCAAAGAACAAGGGTCTATCGGTACGCAAGCGTAAGGATCAGCGTAACATTCGCGTGAAGAATAAGCTGAAGTACCGCAAGGCAATCATTCGACGAAAGGGCGCCGTGCGAACCGTTCGCACCGAAAGCAAACGGTACTCGGGCGAGAGTAGCATCAAACCGTACGTTAAGAGAGGAATTAAGCTTAAGTGA
- the LOC121603486 gene encoding RRP12-like protein: protein MSKFRSKLKRKTGSKRWQKGGASSSNPQESKHRAKAKGRFFQSNLSLAPAAGEQSDRKSKLTLEAVLKHEAIQSYGSGGAGKTKTPTVNDIAASMKSFSMKDGDDEMMSDSQPGTFKTFQTFASNWSACSNMSFKKLLTNFRADSQLQKDMLAILAALTEVIKEQSGSQSSTEYFLALMETIEAAKEENDINAAVSLLAMGIKSVPEGVLRRKFSDTAQTLLALLERYTETENHTMTRNLIGCISVLLRAQAYDQWKMSSTLKFFDAILAFTTHTKPKLRKAAQHAVVAVIHGSCFMLPPKQQDTATADQEEQPKKVAPVVKHHPAGGRVARFCIAQFKPENLGNNQTVILHMLGLLHNALPVFNKDDIKLVSENLLSIMTATNVLIRTNCFQTFHSLFTSKTENLTPVLAGKLLSALYDYRPERSDSRQIIAWLTVLKEGHLFLAKYDLVLCSTALPKFVQVCTQDFWSSEKLDVVSAASNALKDILYECVQPCCADEVEVEKHRASLEKSLKYIIDVLCTAPFGHASKQVLIILAIAFDTTGRYFGETLAPALTTLGARYDPQSSNRIQIEHAVLQAVGSMDTQLVLKCIPLAGSDGKIDLDRTWMLPLLREGLQHSSFELFNSVILKLAYQCYMLWQKFKETDNKHQSHIFELLCCQLWGLFPGFCRKPKDVSNFRLIAKTLGMVLNENPDLRAPILDGLKELITHLETPSEREEIGRFAKNFLPRLFNIYTTKPNGSYENEVRQAAFETIQAYISITPNPVLDEMFNVALQQLQEKAPGTFIYDTLFDIVEQLALYQTKEKLEEIYKKYISVILKQDRKQDTVAKRDANLRRQMKKAFKLLREILSSENEGCVAFVADKMGNIEKLLLGTMHQTYDGIQAPRLACLKIMLDKQPTVLLNGKLVTRTLSEVVATYHLEAVKKEQIAVQLLEQIGEMFDNQEQINEFIDLLIAGFVGDSQLITNTICVLRAVLEKFTGSLSIDSLKFMLDQVLTFLIGKTRMEVDAALHFLHSYTKILPVPLVTNYLSLIVKSLSMMVPDTKRHSRLILGYIWKKLCKRFGAQEVIQLVPGNDEETHKRLKKIRKDLSRAKRNKQDRDGKDGEEKDEEDDEDDFTSELQKKSLTIDDILADSDSDSGVEDERKNRSKKKGLDTYIKESEDNIVDLADLDAIGKITTNEPMEEKDQSRPGTSKQHKDANRGFKTASDGRLIIEDIEDYSDSDEDPDEALGYADKTKKRIYDEDDSDDSQAEQEEYRPNEDEDEEGPSSRKRKAIDALSARSGMSGTSSRYVAGGKGIHRPTAASVKSGYSSKSNRTAKSNVSTGAEYRTKKASGDMLRKGKHEPYAYVPLSRNSLNRRKRSKNAGQFKSIVKGARKGAAAGSKKRLLKAGTKRK from the exons ATGAGTAAATTTCGTTCGAAACTAAAGCGAAAGACCGGGTCGAAGCGATGGCAGAAGGGAGGCGCTTCATCCTCCAATCCGCAGGAAAGCAAACATCGCGCCAAGGCAAAGGGCCGGTTCTTTCAGTCCAACCTGAGCCTTGCTCCGGCGGCCGGCGAACAGTCGGACCGGAAAAGCAAGCTAACGCTCGAGGCGGTACTGAAGCATGAGGCCATCCAGTCGTACGGTAGTGGTGGCGCGGGCAAAACCAAGACTCCGACGGTGAACGATATTGCGGCCAGTATGAAATCGTTCAGCATGAAAGATGGCGACGATGAGATGATGTCCGATTCGCAGCCGGGAACGTTCAAGACCTTCCAAACGTTTGCCTCCAACTGGAGTGCCTGCTCGAACATGAGCTTCAAGAA gcTGTTAACCAATTTCCGTGCTGATTCGCAGCTACAGAAAGATATGCTCGCGATACTGGCCGCTCTCACCGAGGTCATCAAGGAGCAGTCGGGCAGCCAAAGCAGCACCGAGTACTTTCTCGCACTGATGGAAACGATCGAGGCGGCAAAGGAGGAAAACGACATCAATGCGGCCGTCTCGCTGCTGGCGATGGGCATCAAGTCCGTGCCGGAGGGTGTGCTGCGGCGCAAGTTTTCCGACACAGCCCAAACgctgctggcgctgctggAACGCTACACCGAAACGGAAAACCACACGATGACGCGCAACCTGATCGGCTGTATTTCGGTGCTGCTGCGGGCGCAAGCGTACGATCAGTGGAAGATGTCATCGACGCTCAAGTTTTTCGACGCAATACTTGCGTTCACCACGCACACCAAGCCGAAGCTGCGCAAAGCAGCCCAGCACGCCGTGGTGGCCGTGATTCATGGCAGCTGCTTTATGCTACCACCGAAGCAGCAGgacaccgccaccgccgaccAGGAGGAGCAGCCGAAAAAGGTAGCACCGGTGGTAAAACACCATCCTGCTGGGGGGCGTGTGGCTCGGTTCTGCATCGCCCAGTTTAAGCCGGAAAACCTTGGCAACAACCAAACGGTCATACTGCACATGCTGGGGCTGCTGCACAATGCGCTGCCCGTGTTCAACAAGGACGACATTAAGCTGGTGTCGGAAAATTTGCTCTCCATCATGACCGCCACCAACGTGCTGATACGAACGAACTGCTTCCAAACCTTCCATTCGCTGTTCACGTCCAAGACGGAAAACCTTACACCCGTGCTGGCCGGCAAACTGCTGTCCGCTCTGTACGACTACCGTCCGGAGCGGTCCGATTCGCGACAGATCATCGCCTGGCTGACGGTGCTGAAGGAGGGCCACCTGTTCCTGGCCAAGTACGATCTGGTGCTGTGCAGCACGGCGCTGCCAAAGTTCGTGCAAGTGTGCACGCAAGACTTCTGGTCCTCGGAAAAGCTGGACGTGGTGTCGGCCGCGTCCAATGCGCTCAAGGACATACTGTACGAGTGTGTGCAACCGTGCTGTGCCGACGAGGTCGAGGTCGAAAAACATCGTGCCTCGCTGGAGAAGTCACTGAAGTACATCATCGACGTCCTCTGCACGGCACCGTTCGGACATGCCTCGAAGCAAGTGCTCATCATTTTGGCCATAGCGTTCGATACTACCGGGCGCTACTTCGGCGAGACGCTTGCACCCGCGCTGACGACACTCGGCGCGAGGTATGATCCACAGTCCTCCAACCGCATCCAGATCGAGCATGCCGTCCTGCAAGCCGTCGGTTCGATGGACACTCAGCTGGTGCTGAAGTGCATACCGCTTGCCGGTTCGGACGGCAAGATCGATCTGGACCGCACGTggatgctgccgctgctgcgcGAAGGTCTGCAGCACTCCAGCTTCGAGCTGTTCAACAGCGTCATACTGAAGCTGGCCTACCAGTGCTACATGCTGTGGCAAAAGTTCAAGGAAACGGACAACAAACATCAATCCCACATCTTCGAGCTGCTGTGCTGCCAGCTGTGGGGCCTGTTTCCCGGCTTCTGCCGCAAACCGAAGGACGTGTCCAACTTCCGTCTCATTGCGAAAACGCTCGGCATGGTGCTGAACGAAAACCCCGACCTGCGGGCACCAATACTGGACGGTTTGAAGGAGCTGATAACGCACCTGGAAACACCGTCCGAGCGGGAGGAGATTGGCCGGTTTGCGAAAAACTTCCTGCCACGGTTGTTCAACATCTACACCACGAAACCGAACGGCAGCTACGAGAACGAGGTCCGGCAGGCCGCGTTCGAAACGATACAGGCGTACATCTCGATCACGCCCAATCCCGTACTGGACGAGATGTTTAACGTGgcactgcagcagctgcaggagAAAGCGCCGGGCACGTTCATCTACGACACGCTGTTCGATATCGTAGAGCAGCTCGCCCTGTACCAGACGAAGGAGAAGCTGGAGGAGATTTACAAAAAGTACATCTCGGTGATCCTGAAGCAGGACCGGAAGCAGGACACGGTCGCGAAGAGGGATGCAAACCTGCGCCGGCAGATGAAGAAAGCGTTTAAACTGTTGCGCGAAATTTTGTCCTCGGAGAACGAGGGCTGCGTGGCGTTTGTGGCCGACAAGATGGGCAATATCGAGAAGCTGCTGCTCGGCACGATGCACCAGACGTACGACGGCATTCAGGCACCGCGTTTGGC ATGTTTGAAAATAATGCTAGACAAGCAGCCGACGGTACTGCTGAATGGAAAATTGGTGACACGAACACTATCGGAAGTGGTTGCCACGTATCATTTGGAGGCAGTCAAGAAGGAACAGATTGCGGTACAATTGCTGGAACAGATTGGCGAAATGTTTGAT AACCAGGAGCAGATTAATGAGTTCATCGATCTCCTCATTGCCGGGTTCGTGGGTGACAGCCAACTGATCACCAACACGATCTGTGTGCTGCGTGCGGTGCTGGAAAAGTTTACCGGTTCGCTGTCGATCGATTCGCTCAAGTTCATGCTGGACCAGGTGCTCACCTTCCTCATCGGCAAAACACGCATGGAGGTTGACGCTGCGTTGCACTTTTTGCACTCGTACACCAAAATTCTTCCCGTTCCGCTCGTGACCAACTATCTGTCTCTGATC GTCAAATCGCTCTCGATGATGGTGCCCGATACCAAGCGCCACAGTCGGTTGATATTGGGTTACATCTGGAAGAAGCTGTGCAAGCGGTTTGGTGCGCAGGAAGTCATACAGCTCGTACCGGGCAATGATGAGGAGACGCACAAGCGGTTGAAGAAAATAAGGAAAGATTTGTCGCGTGCAAAGCGCAACAAACAGGACCGCGACGGCAAGGATGGCGAAGAGAAGGACGAGGAGGATGATGAGGATGACTTTACGAGCGAACTGCAGAAGAAGAGCTTAAC CATCGATGATATCCTCGCGGATTCTGACTCAGATTCGGGCGTAGAAGATGAAAGAAAGAATCGCTCCAAGAAGAAGGGGTTGGATACGTACATCAAGGAATCGGAAGATAACATCGTGGATTTAGCAGATCTGGATGCGATTGGAAAAATTACAA CCAACGAACCAATGGAAGAGAAAGATCAGTCCCGTCCGGGTACCAGCAAGCAGCACAAAGATGCCAACCGTGGCTTTAAGACGGCTTCCGACGGTCGGCTCATCATCGAAGACATTGAAGATTATTCGGATTCGGACGAAGATCCGGACGAAGCGCTTGGGTACGCGGACAAGACCAAAAAGCGTATCTACGACGAGGACGACAGTGACGACAGCCAGGCCGAACAGGAGGAATACCGACCGAACGAGGACGAAGATGAGGAAGGTCCTTCGTCCCGGAAGCGCAAAGCAATCGATGCACTTAGCGCTCGTTCCGGTATGTCCGGAACGTCTAGCCGGTACGTGGCCGGCGGTAAGGGTATTCATCGTCCAACGGCTGCATCGGTAAAGTCGGGCTACAGTAGCAAGTCGAACCGCACTGCTAAATCGAACGTATCGACCGGTGCCGAATATCGGACGAAGAAAGCGTCCGGAGATATGCTGCGCAAGGGCAAACACGAACCGTACGCGTATGTTCCACTCAGCCGCAATTCTCTCAATCGAAG GAAACGGTCGAAAAATGCAGGACAGTTTAAGAGCATTGTGAAAGGCGCTCGAAAGGGTGCAGCTGCCGGGTCGAAGAAACGCCTGCTCAAGGCTGGCACGAAGCGAAAATAA
- the LOC121603491 gene encoding transport and Golgi organization protein 2: MCILFVYVDDGSVAGRYRLVLASNRDEFYARPAKLAAPWEENARIIGGRDMEPGREGGTWLAIGNHPAGQIKLGALLNVTGENKANVTNGRGPIVANFLKGELASRAYSEQLLAQDNFGAFNFVSIQLDAKGSDRSEGRNQPGGTVLHTSNAPHSIDTCKTGQALGFGNSTLEKPLQKVCRGRERFDEIVARCNVPFADKDALVHELMELLKSDVRHFPDPELTRRAGQHAEFLSSVNVRMPNGSYGSRTHTVILIDHNNHMEFIEQTLSGTDPHTGEWITTRIERELV, encoded by the exons ATGTGTATACTGTTTGTGTACGTGGACGACGGTTCCGTCGCAGGGCGGTACCGGTTGGTGCTGGCATCGAATCGGGACGAGTTCTATGCCCGACCGGCCAAGCTGGCCGCACCGTGGGAAGAAAACGCCCGCATCATAGGAGGCCGTGATATGGAGCCAGGTCGCGAGGGTGGTACTTGGCTCGCGATCGGTAACCATCCCGCGGGGCAGATTAAGCTCGGTGCGCTGCTAAACGTTACTGGCGAAAATAAGGCCAACGTTACCAATGGCCGGGGACCGATCGTGGCTAACTTTCTGAAGGGCGAGCTGGCCAGCCGCGCGTACAGCGAGCAGTTGCTGGCGCAGGACAACTTTGGAGCGTTCAATTTCGTGTCGATCCAGCTGGACGCGAAGGGCTCGGATCGTTCGGAGGGTCGGAACCAGCCCGGCGGTACCGTGTTGCACACGAGCAATGCACCGCACAGTATTGACACGTGCAAGACCGGGCAGGCGCTTGGATTTGGCAACAGCACGCTGGAGAAACCGCTGCAGAAGGTTTGCCGCGGAAGGGAACGGTTCGACGAGATCGTGGCGAGATGCAACGTGCCGTTTGCGGACAAGGATGCGTTGGTGCATGAGCTGATGGAACTGTTAAAGAGCGATGTCCG ACACTTTCCGGACCCAGAATTGACACGGCGCGCTGGACAGCATGCGGAATTTCTTTCGAGTGTTAATGTGCGCATGCCCAACGGTAGCTATGGCAGCCGAACGCACACCGTGATCCTGATCGATCATAACAATCACATGGAGTTTATCGAGCAAACTTTGAGCGGCACCGATCCACACACGGGCGAATGGATAACGACGCGCATTGAGCGGGAATTAGTGTAA
- the LOC121603487 gene encoding squamous cell carcinoma antigen recognized by T-cells 3, with protein sequence MSDAEMKDPKDEIIEIDALDESADTEDESSDGTNTEDEDTEDDDNDESIESKHIKEYIEILTKIAGDKYNYDNYAELLEVAHQMNDLDKIRQSAEIFAAMYPLSPEIWLRWLKIESSLATTDEEVEKVEKLFQRALSDYYSAEVALEFAALAMKTNSKTIAERIWKTLIPTYGLHTMKGRSIFEAYREDTLTKDGDSPASFNRLARIYEQELKIPLRNMEDSYIEYKLLCEKYKDVLTDLDVEKFERRYKQAKEALQRMLPHETALAALEAHCHQERADLYRKYIADCQTLLDDDEVQILYERMVTECCLDGAVWHEYVRYLHRCPPDAEDNSASPVFRQTELDLVNRALRNCTWSAELYVEKMRIVERQATPTSKMTILKIMEDVASAGLQTPEASVKVWLEYLTYLRRVTDFASEKERDILRANFDLAWNQLGRTWGVLADPQCKILQYWGRLEYEALGEPNKGRDLWYSVMASSDNSSRVGLWIEFIEMEAKRGPEAARKLYRKSITTAGLDDPETLAAAWLRFERCNGTLEQLISCQELCNATIEKYYKTISKNGPSNRATKGKRSEAIGTTAHKDSDASAAKRQASSMDGTGGSPPGKKKMKRTNDNLSDTVGERHEEFKTPAIPPLHNSSKTHDLSKQEPSKPQIVIDIDSESDAKPGGDQSRQVFVSNLSFEVTETDIREIFPDLAIESIELVASSSGKSRGFGYMQLASAEEVPKALSFDRRPLNGRPVFISNVARDKTTRPHQFKYSSSFEPNKLFIKGLPFNLGQEELRRLFEPFGSIKDIRIVCFRSGKSKGLAYLEYEKESSAKNAVLKMDQHVIDGFTITVAISSPPPKKNPTATEPTLSVGDSGGSSSSLGSGKKLLGKWDVKQKLSPMIPTAVLKRSAAAASEEKPKSNDDFRKLLLK encoded by the exons ATGTCGGACGCTGAGATGAAGGATCCCAAAGACGAGATAATTGAAATC GACGCGCTGGATGAAAGTGCCGACACGGAAGATGAATCGTCCGACGGTACCAACACGGAGGACGAAGATACGGAGGATGACGATAACGATGAGTCGATTGAATCGAAACACATAAAGGAGTACATCGAGATTCTTACCAAAATAGCTGGTGACAAGTACAACTACGATAACTACGCTGAGCTGCTGGAAGTTGCGCA CCAAATGAATGACCTGGATAAGATTCGCCAAAGTGCTGAAATATTTGCCGCAATGTACCCACTGTCGCCCGAGATTTGGCTGCGGTGGCTGAAAATTGAATCTTCCCTCGCGACGACCGACGAAGAGGTGGAGAAGgtggaaaaacttttccaacGCGCGCTGAGCGATTACTACTCGGCCGAGGTAGCGCTAGAGTTTGCCGCGCTGGCAATGAAAAcgaacagcaaaacaattgcGGAGCGAATTTGGAAAACACTCATCCCGACCTACGGTTTGCACACGATGAAGGGACGTTCCATCTTTGAAGCGTACCGAGAGGATACATTGACAAAAGATGGAGA ctCTCCCGCCAGCTTCAATCGATTGGCACGAATCTATGAGCAGGAGTTGAAGATACCGCTCCGCAACATGGAGGACTCGTACATCGAGTATAAGCTACTGTGCGAGAAGTACAAAGATGTGCTGACCGATCTGGACGTGGAAAAATTTGAACGACGGTACAAACAGGCCAAGGAAGCGCTGCAACGCATGCTTCCCCACGAAACAGCGCTCGCCGCGCTGGAAGCGCACTGCCACCAGGAGAGGGCGGATCTGTACCGAAAGTATATCGCCGATTGCCAAACGCTgctcgacgacgacgaggtgcAAATACTGTACGAGCGTATGGTCACCGAATGTTGTCTGGATGGGGCAGTCTGGCACGAGTATGTGCGCTATCTGCACCGTTGCCCGCCGGACGCGGAGGATAATTCGGCCTCGCCGGTGTTTCGCCAAACCGAACTCGACCTGGTCAACAGAGCGCTGCGCAACTGTACGTGGAGCGCCGAGCTGTACGTGGAAAAGATGCGCATCGTTGAGCGGCAGGCGACGCCAACCTCCAAGATGACCATCCTGAAGATCATGGAGGATGTAGCGTCCGCTGGGCTGCAGACACCGGAAGCGTCGGTGAAGGTGTGGCTCGAGTACTTGACGTACTTACGGCGCGTGACTGACTTTGCCAGCGAAAAGGAGCGCGACATATTGCGGGCCAACTTTGATCTTGCCTGGAACCAGCTGGGCCGAACGTGGGGCGTGTTGGCCGATCCACAGTGCAAGATTTTGCAATACTGGGGCCGGCTTGAGTACGAAGCGCTGGGCGAACCGAACAAAGGACGCGACCTGTGGTACAGTGTGATGG CCAGCTCCGATAATTCGTCCCGTGTCGGGCTGTGGATTGAGTTTATCGAAATGGAAGCAAAACGAGGCCCCGAAGCAGCGCGTAAACTGTACCGCAAGTCCATTACCACCGCGGGGCTGGATGATCCCGAAACGCTGGCTGCCGCTTGGCTGCGATTCGAGCGTTGCAACGGTACGCTGGAGCAGCTGATAAGTTGTCAGGAGCTGTGCAATGCTACGATCGAGAAGTACTACAAGACCATTTCCAAAAATGGTCCGTCAAATCGTGCAACGAAGGGCAAGCGTTCAGAAGCGATCGGAACAACCGCACACAAGGATTCGGACGCATCAGCCGCGAAAAGACAGGCCTCTTCCATGGACGGAACCGGCGGTTCACCAccggggaagaaaaaaatgaaacgaacCAACGATAATCTGTCCGATACGGTGGGAGAACGGCACGAAGAGTTTAAAACACCGGCCATTCCACCCCTCCATAACAGCTCCAAAACTCATGACCTCAGCAAACAGGAGCCATCGAAACCGCAAATCGTAATCGACATTGATAGCGAAAGCGACGCGAAACCTGGCGGCGACCAAAGCCGACAGGTGTTCGTCAGCAATCTTAGCTTTGAGGTAACGGAAACAGATATCCGCGAGATTTTCCCCGACCTAGCGATCGAATCGATAGAACTGGTCGCCTCGAGTTCGGGCAAAAGTCGTGGCTTCGGCTATATGcagctggccagcgcagaagAAGTCCCGAAAGCGCTCAGCTTCGACCGACGTCCACTGAACGGTCGGCCGGTATTCATTTCGAATGTAGCACGCGACAAGACAACTCGTCCACATCAGTTCAAGTACTCGTCGTCGTTCGAACCGAACAAACTGTTCATCAAAGGGCTACCGTTCAATTTGGGACAAGAGGAACTGCGGCGGTTGTTTGAGCCGTTCGGATCGATCAAGGACATACGCATCGTGTGCTTCCGGAGTGGCAAATCGAAGGGCCTAGCGTACCTGGAGTACGAAAAGGAATCGTCCGCCAAAAATGCTGTCCTGAAGATGGATCAGCACGTGATTGATGGTTTCACGATCACTGTCGCCATCTCGTCACCGCCGCCCAAGAAGAATCCAACCGCAACGGAACCAACCCTATCTGTGGGGGATAGTGGCGGCTCGAGCTCTAGCTTGGGCTCCGGGAAGAAGCTGCTGGGCAAATG GGACGTAAAGCAGAAACTATCGCCAATGATTCCAACCGCCGTCTTGAAGAgaagcgcagcagcagcctcgGAAGAGAAGCCAAAATCGAATGACGATTTTCGTAAATTATTGCTTAAGTAA